Genomic segment of Candoia aspera isolate rCanAsp1 chromosome 2, rCanAsp1.hap2, whole genome shotgun sequence:
TTGCCCACATGACACCCAGAGTCATCCAAGAAGGGAGGTAAATGACTAATTGGAACACGTGTTGAAACATTGCATGTCCTTCCAACTAGTGGCAATTGCAACGTGACGGTACAATGCTTTCATAATGGTGCCATCATGGCACCATCCAGATATGCTGCAATAGCTTCTAGAATGCCATGGATTAATTTTTCCATCCTTGTATGTCATTCCATCTGTCTTTGATGTTCAGGTTATGAATGATGATCCTTATAGAACCCAAAATGACACCTGCTCTACAAAGGAAGGCCCTATTAATAGGCTCGGGATGATTGTAGAATTTATAGTTATACTGACAATatgggatttaaaaaaatctaaatgagaGATTTACACACactcaaataagtaaataagactGAAAATGTTCAAAATGCTAGGGAATGTTGAGGGTTAGAGGAGAGATTGAAAATAGATGGGAAAAGAAATCGAACAACTTCACGACTACAATGTTTTGTTGCACGTCCCTGTCAGTCTTTTTCACGTCTGCCTAAAATCAGAAGTGATTGTTTTCCAAACATGATTCTCACAGAGTTCAATAAATAAGATTTATTGAAGTGGATGAGGTTACAAGAATACCATCAGCTGAATAATTTCCCATATAGAACCAATATTTCCCCTGTGTGTTAGAGCAGAGaatttttgattttctttctaagaGCTTTCCTGTGAGCTGGTGGATCTCTTTGCTGATAACAGAGAAGATTGCAGCTGGCTCTTTTCATAATGGTCTCTTGAAGTTTATGCATCTGGGAACCGACTCTTACAGACCCGGTTGTTTATATCTAACAGCATTAAAATATAACTTGCATTCTGTAATCATAGACCAGAGATAAGGAAATTGTGGCTCTCCATAGGCTGAAATTCAGTTCCCAGTGAGCTACTCCTGTAGCAAGAAATCTTGGGAACCATCTTTCACAATATCTTCAGAGCCAGAGATTCCCCTCCCCAACCTGGATTCAGATGTACTAAATTTCACCATTCTGTATTTATTGTAGGTATTTATAAAGCTGCTTGGGCCTTACTCCTGGCAGGCTTTCAAAACTTCTTTTAAGTGACTTTGCGAGAAACTGAAATCCTGCACGTTATAGCTACTTGGCCCAAGAGTTATTTTCATGCCTGTTGCTTAAAAAGCAGAAGTTTAAATGTTCCTTCTTGTGGCATCTAGTGTTCCATTGGTCAGCCAAACCATATGATTGCTTGCAGTAGTGCTAACAATAGTCCTAATCCATGGTGCCCCTTTCTTGAGGGAAGTGAAAAGACACTTTGTCTAAGAGGAAAAACAAGTGCAGTGCTACAAGAGCATTGAGAAAGTTTATAAGGTCCTATAAATTGCTAAAATCTCTTATAGCAAGCCTGGATGTAGTTTATCGCTAGCCATATTCGGCATTCTGATTATCGGGGTCTCAGAACATCAGGATATTATCGTTCAGAATTGCAAATAGATAAAGAAGCACTCTGGAACCCTCACAGGGTATGATCAAGTGATCCACATAAGATGGCGATTCATCCTGTGCTGTGCCGACAAACTTGGGCTGACAAGGAAATCATAGGCTAGCAAGCTAGCCCAGGAAAACAGACCTCAACAGCAGTTGGACGGAGAAGGTCACGTGATAGGAACCCATCTCTAACAAAGCTTCCTTCTGATTCTTtattttatgaaatttatatgccgcccatctcccagcaattctgggcagTTATGCCAACACCATAGGCTTGTAAATGAGAATGCAACATTATATGGGTTGAATTGGACTGATAGAGATTTTTATTTGAGCATTGTGACCCTCCGCATGTATTAACCAGGTTGCAAATCTAATGGAATTTTAGGATGGCCCCAGGTAGATCAATCTTTTGGAATTCTATCTATGATTGAAAACTTGACTTGCCAGCCTTATTTTCAATGGAGAACTGAAAAGGGGAGAGGCTTTAGAGTATCATATAAATTTATTCTAAAGCTGGAGTGACCAGCTCTGTCCCTCCATATGCTGCTGAATGAAACTCCTAGCAGCTCCATCATGGACGATCCAGGTCGAGGGATGCTGGGAATAATACTGCAACTAAAGGGTTGCACATCATCTGCTCCTGACTTAAGCTCTTAACCAGTCTCTTATGGAACCAACAAGTCAATTTTATGTGGAACCAAAAAACAGGATGAAGGGTAGCATTGGCGATACGTataaaaggtggaataaaaactAGAATATCCAATCTTAGAACACCAGTGTGTTTGTTTTAAGAAATGTAAACTCTGTGATAAATGCACTGGGGACCCTTGACACATCCTGAAATAGAATATTTGCAGAAATAGGTGAGCAAAAATTCACCCTCCTAAAGGATTTTCTTTTACTATCCACTGAGTTCCTGCTCATAAtcccaatactttttttttttaatctagcagATGACGGGCAGGTGCATGAGAAGAAGGAAGATGTTCTGGGGCAAAACTCTGAGCAAAATCAGCACATTGGGGCATCCCCAGGAGCGGTGGGTGAAGTGATTTCCCTGTGCTTTGAGGAAGAAGAGCCAACAGTGAAACATCTCAACCCAGAGAGACAGCGGCAATACCATTTATCACGGAGGCAGGATAGCTCCCAGGTCCCCCAGCCTCCAGGCCCAGGGGCAGCTGGGAAGTCCAGGCGCAGATCGAAGGTCCCAAGGACCTGCAACGAATGTGGGAAGACTTTCGCTCAGGCCTCCAACCTCTTGGCCCACAAACGGATCCACACGGGTGAGAAGCCTTATAAATGTGCCcactgtggaaaaagcttcactGAAAGGTCAAATCGTAACCGGCACCAGAGGACCCATTCAGGAGAGAAGCCCTATAAGTGTCTTGActgcgggaagagcttcagctTCAGGTCAGACCTCATCCGGCATGGGATTACCCACACGGGAGAGAGGCCATACAAATGCTCAGATTGCGGAAAAAGCTTCAGCCACGCCTCGACCCTCATCCGACATGAGAacatccacacgggggagaaaccctaCTCCTGTGCGGACTGCGGGAAATGCTTTACCCAAAGCTCATCTCTTCTGGCGCACAAACGGCTGCACACAGGAGAGACGCCATTCATATGCCCCATTTGTGGAGAGAGCTTCAACTGGAAGTCGCATCTTGTGACGCACAAGCGAACGCATACAGGGGAAAGGCCGTATAAGTGCGCCAAGTGTGAGAAAAGCTTCATTGAGAAATCCAAACTGAACAGGCATCAGAGGACCCACACGGAGAAAGAACTGTATGAATGTGGGGAGTGCGGAAGAATCTTCAGCATCCGATCCAACCTGGTTAGGCATGAGACCACTCATCAGGGTGCAAAATCCTACACCTGTTTGagctgtgggaaaagtttcaacCAGTCGTCGAAGCTGATGCGGCATGAAAGGATCCATACGGGGGAGAAGCCGTACTCCTGCTCagactgtgggaaaagttttagcCAGACCTCAGAACTCCTCCGGCATGAAAGGATCCACACCGGAGAGAAGCCGTATAAATGCTCCGTCTGTGGGAAGAACTTCAATCGCAGGTCACACCTCAGTACCCACGAGGCGACCCACTTAGGAAACCAGCTGTGTGGAGGGCCAGAAAGCAGGACAGCCTATGATAGCAGCTCACTCTTCATTGCAGGGGTGAGTCCCCACCAGCAGACCCATGCGGACGGCCAGTCATACCCAGGCTCAGACAGTGAAAAAGACTACAACCACAGCTCCATTTTCATTGCAGGCCTGAACCCCAACAGGCCCACACACGTAGGTGGCCGGCTATATGAATGGCCCAACAATGAGACAAGCTACAGCCATTGTTCACTCCTAATCACTGGAGTAAATCCACAAGAAAGCATCCAGGCAGAGGAACCACTGTTTCAGTGTCTGGACCGGGAGACCAGCTGCAGTCGTAGCCCGTTGTTTAAATGCAGCATGAATACACATCCGGTGGTCCTTTCAGGAGGCCGACCATTTGCCTGCCTGGACAGCGAGAAAACTTACAGCAACCCCTTGCTTCTCCAGAAGGAGGAGAAACTGTTTAAGTGTCccgaatgtggaaagagcttcaactGGCAGTCTCATTTCATCCGGCacaaaagaattcacacaggagaaaagccGTATTGTTGCACGGACTGTGGGAAGAGTTTCAACCGCAGGTCGCACCTTGTTCGACACGGGAGGACCCACGCCGGGCTGATGCTCTACTCTCAGACTGATGAAGAGTCCTCTGTTCAGGACCTCGTTTTCTTAAACCCAAGTGAATCCATGCAGGAGAGGACTTTGATTAACACCCAGGCTGTGGAAGCTTCCTTTATGGCTCGCACGATGCTACAGCCTGGAAACCTCACAATCCAGCCTGCCGAAACCACTCAGGAATAAATCTTTTGAATGTTCAGTACAGGATGAAGTAGTAAAAAAGCCATCCCAGGGAGAAACTGTGTATCGGGCAACTGAGTAGCACATCTGTTTTCACTAGGCCCAAATACATGTGCAAGGGAACAGTGGCCTTAGTTCTTGCGAAAAATAGATGTGGTAAAACTGTTCCTAGCAGAAGAGGCCACGTGGATGTTCTTCCATAAAAAACCCCAAATGTCCATGCTTATTGAAAAGTAGCATGTCAAGGAGAAATATTCTAAGATTGCATTCTCCTTGAGGTGCTTCttgtataccagtgtttctcgaccttggcaactttaagaagtgtggacttcaactcccagaattccccagccagcatgttgaagtccacacttcttaaagttgccaaggtcgagaaacattgTGCTATGCACTTAGGGATTTTTTGCATGGATGCACATTCCCCACCTTCCAACACTGAAGGGGTGTTGTCTGAGAACAATTTTCCTACTTCATCTGTTACTTTTATCAGCCAGCCTTCTATTCATGTTCACAAGAAGGCTGTTAAAGTTTTCAATCGAAAGCCAAGCCTTGTGGAAGAATTCATGCCAAGAATGCCTTCTCTTTTCTGGCCTTTGCAAATCCTTCCAGTAGAGCTGAGATGGGGAAGCCCTACCCCTCCAGTTGTTGGATTTGCACTACCATTAGCCTCAGCCAGTGTAGATCAAGGATGATGGGGATTGTGGTCCGGCAGGGTCTGGAAGGGCACAGGTGCTCGGTGTCAGCTGTTAGTGAGATGGCTGGACTACTCAAGGCAAcatggggcggggggtggggagagttgaGTTGAATAGCCCTCAGTATTAGAAAACTCcttccattaaagaaaaaaaaaaaccttcctttcTGTTTTGAGATGCAAGTTTTACATAGGCTAGGAACAACTTTTCCTGCATTCTGTGAGCTAGATCTTAAAGCCATTTCCACATGTCCATGTAGGTAGCAAAGTTCTACAGGAAATTGCATGAATCAGTAAATTTAGATGGTAACGTGTTAGAACGACAGTAGCTGCCCAGCGGGTATATGCCGCAGTAGGAAAACATGGGATCTCTTCCTGCAGGAAAACCTTTTTATACCAGACAGCATTCCTGCGCGTAAAAATTATCCACTGCATTCCTGCACGTAAAAAAAGGGTTGATTTCAACATATTCCCTCACTGGAGAAAGAACACTAATTCCATCTCCTCTCTGCATCCCCTAGAATTGCTCCAGAAACAATTTGGAGCAGgtcagaagggaaaggaaaaatggCTGAAAATCATATTCTTTTTCTCAGTCACCTGCTGCAGGAAGAAATCGGTTGGATTCAGCCCATATCTAATGTCCACTAGCTTTAATATCTGCAGACAGACAGTATCCCTTCTAAGTGATATCCACAGGTTTGTCGAACCAGTCTTGTCATTCTTATGTCTGCAAATGTCTTTATATCAGACACATTCCTGGATGGGGTGTTCAGTTAAACCGGTGGTAGATTTTCCAGCAGTTGATGTAGGATGTCGGGTTTTGGTAGCAGCTAGAGATTGTTCAGAACAGGAATTCTGGAGAGGATAAACAAGTGACATTAATGGGTGAGCATGGAAAATGGAAAGCAAGAACTCTGTTTCTGGAGGGAGATGAGAGAAAATTGGGACTGGGTTTGGAAGAGGAAGAGTTAAACCACCTTTGTGATCAATAGTTTGCAATGGCTACTCTTCTTGAGTTAAAATAAAGATGGAGCATTTAGTAAGTGAATTCTCCCCAGCCCCAAATCTTTTTTTCCTATGTCCATATTACAGCTCTTCAAAGATACCAGGATGCGTGTtgtatttgtttctttccttctaccaCATCTTTTGGTATTTAACTTTCCTCCCTAATCCTCTCTCAGATTTAACTCAAAGGATGTCATCTCCCAAGATATCAAGAGCAGTTTAGGCACATCCAATGTTGTGTAGTTTTTGTGGGCCGGTCTGTAATAGAAGACATTAAAATTTAATTGTGTGGTTTTCCCCCATTCCTTGTTGACGATCTTATTAAACTTCTTGTAGACCGATTCCactaagacctggttctgtgtaTTATTCCTATAATCCTAAACTGTGCTGCCTgtgggtgatgggagttgtactcctgcaaaatcaaaggggaatcCCTTTTGGAGTTTGCAGTATACTTTGCATAGATTGGCTAGATTCATATAATGAACTAAGGTATAGTTTGTTGAACCATGGTGTACAGAGTGAACCACCATTGGCTGGCTCACTCCATAACTGCCCATTAAgctataaaccagggtttctcaaccagggttctgtgaaaccccagggttccatgagaggtcactaggggttccctgggagatcagatttatttaaaagaatatttcaaatctgggcaacttcacattaaagaggtaagtttcattattttcagtttaagaacacggttaatgcatctatacaggtctgcacatgaaacgaatataataattttgtaacttctggcctatatttaagcttgaatgtgcaggggttccctgaggcctgaaaaatatttcaaaggctcctccagggtcaaaagtttgagaaaggctgatgtaaacTATAGCTTACCAATCACAGTGGATGAATTCACagcacatgctaagccacaaccaAACCCTATTACGTCCTAGCAAGATCTTAGAAATCTTTACAATAGCACTGAAAAGAAGGATTACTCAATCTATAAACAGTTTCCCTTCCGACTCTTTCTCAAAATTCACTTAGTCCACTTCGGCTTCATACAGCTCTTGAGCCTTTTAAGTTATTTCAGTCGTGATTGTTTTTGTGAGTGTAATTTCTACAGTTGTAACCTCCGTGAGACAGCTCTGAAACTTCAGATGAGGCCTTAGTTCAATTCCAGAAACTCCTTACCTGTTTTACACTGAGAGTGCTCTGTAAAATCTGTTTTCCTTCAACGTTTCCCTCTCAGCAGCATGAGGAAGCATCACTACCCTCTTAGTCATACACCACCATTTAACCTAAGACTTCCAGCATCATGGTTGAGAAGAAATCTGGACCTGGATTTTCCTGATGCAAAATCCACACCCTAAGCACTGCACCTCACTGACCCTGTTACCCTTGAAatgtgggcaaaaaaaaaaaaatgtaagaagagCTACTGCTACTCCATTATTTCAGTTTTCAGGTTCACAGCATGTTCTGCAgttcagcttttttttaaaaaagcattcaatGAACGCTCACAATTAACAGTGACTTGTGAATGAGTAATTTTCTTAGTTGCTGCTAAGGAACCTAATAAAGGGAATATAAGTCAAGGCAACCTGTAGATGGGTCTTCTGACACTCTGGGTGAGGGTGGATTTGCACACCACAATGAACCACCAAGTGCAGTTTCTCTGTGTTTCTTAACTTGATAAACGCAAAAGAGTTCCTTTCgatagatgggcagctataaacaaatgtttagtaaattgaaaaaaataaataaattgcatctAAGCAAagtacaagagccagtttggtgtagcggtgaaggcatcaggctagaaactgggagagcgagttctagttctgccttgggcacgaagccagttgggtgaccagggcaaaccacttccaaaaaccttgccaagaaaactgcagggaccagtccaggcagtcaccgggagtcaaggctgacttgaaggtatgaaagaaaaaaagaaaagcaagcaagcaaagtgCAAGTGCTGTTGTTCCTCCACAATCTCAGTCTTGTAAATTGGGGTTAGtggggagagactggcccagagtTCCCCAGGGAGCAGGAGGAGCAATTCTCAAACATCAATATTACTACTTTTAACTAATTTAATACTTAGCTCTCAAATTGTAACATGCACATTTACTCCCAGTGAATACTTTGCACAGATCGGAATGGCCGACGTCCCCATTCCCTCGCTTACCAGTGGAGAGCCTTAAAACAAATGCGAGCAAAACAAACCCACTCTCAGACACACCTTCGCACGCTCTTACTTATTTCTGATGCACACCTGAAGCGCAAAGTAGCGCAGGTatcacttcttcctcctcttttccctgccATGACGTCCCAACTGAACGTAGAGAGAGGGATGGGTCCAGAGTGCCCAGAAAGCTTCCATGGCTGCAGGGGGACAGGGGTGGGGAGACCCAGCTTCAACGCCTCTGGTCAGCTGCAGAAGCTCTTGTGGGGGTGGCAGGGGGtgctctcagccccagagccagcGTGGGGcgatggtgaaggtgctgggctaggcgTGGGGCGACCCAGGCTCTGAAGCTTTCTGGGCACTCTGGACCCATCCCTCTCTCTACGTTCAGTCGGGATGTCATggcaggaaaataggaggaagaagtgtTAACCGGCACTACTTTGCGCTTCAAGTGTGCATCAAAAATAAATAAGGGCGTGTGAAGGTGTGTCTGAGAGTGGGTTTGTTTTGCTCGCATTTGTTTTAAAGATCTCAACTGATATGCGAGGGAACAGGGATAACTGGGAGTAAAGATACATGGTGGAATTTGACAGCTAagtattaaattaataaaataaagaccTTGAATGAAAGTTCTCAGGCGACTGCTTGCACAGGGATACAGCATGTACAgggtctgctggttggaggtggccatgTTTGTAGTCGCCCCACAAGCCCTTTtctataggagagcttggctgttgttaaCGTAAAAGTCGTCCCACCCTCTCGGAAtttgagaaaagtgcagtttaccaggATGCAGctaggaggcgctctgtggtcaggccccctgcccTTTGCATCTTCTGCTCTGATAGCCCaggttccctgcggggctgtgacTTTGTCCACTGGCCTGGACTGTTCACCCttgaaggaatcttttgttattggattatggagatctgtttggctgttcacctgaatgggctctgctaaactCTGTGAAGGAGCgaccttttgtcttacaaggtctctgattaagtctgaagggaatcttttgtctaaacagttggggtttcCTTTTGCATTTTAATCTCTGGCTTCCCCTTTTGCACTGAACCCATTCTAccttgtaacttttaaccttttaccttgctcaaggggaaggcaacaTTGCAGGGAGACAGCGTTCTGAGGGGAGACAACATTGcgggcagggagagatcttaatttcttccaacaccaGAAAACCGGATTGCCTAACTCAACCTTGGCTGCTCATTGGTGCTGCCATATTACTGCTGTGTTGAATGCTGTGCAGTGCATTGGAACAAAATGCTTACCTGGGTTAAGTTAACAATGCCTTTTTAATTCGCCTAATGTTTGAGTGGTTACTGAGGCCTTAACCCTGCAAAATCCTTGAGAAAAAACTTCTGTTTAAGTGAACTGATATCTCAAGCTTTAAGATGTTGCCATGAGCAATTATTTTGAcagaatttattcatttttttctacttAATACTTTTATCAGTCAGGATCCTCTAATCAATACTGGATCGACAGATGCCTTTTCTGGCTCCTATAATCAATAATGGCTGTTATAGGAAGTTTATATTTCTGTTTGCTACATTTTTGCCACTGtagctttaagaagaaaagccTCTTCTCATTGTTATTCAAGGCCATCTTGGAGTTTAGAAAAAGGACAGGCCCACCTCtgtattttccttcttcttgTTCCAGGAACCTTGAATTTCCCTCGCTGTTTTTCCCATGGTTATTTCAATGCTTCCACAGCATTACTGGATTTTCCCTTCCCACTGGAGATTAGGTCTTTCAGAATCAGTGTATCTAGGCCTGTCTCTGATTACTGTTAATAACTTTATCTCCTGATCACTAAAGCACATCAGGTTGTTCCCGCTGTCATTGCTTctatgatttccttttctttgtcctgTTATCTTTAGAGTTTACCTGCgtacaagaaacatataaaaatCTGTACCAAAATACCGTGGTGCATCAAAGTGAAGGGAGAAAGATCTCCCAattccagaatttgaaataaaaagtaattGCCTTTTGCCCTGAATGCAAATGCTGCTAATTTCCTTAACAGAAAGAATTTACCCTTCCTTTTATAAATGTCCTCCTTTCATACAGATGCTTCCTTAAGGTTTCTGGGGCACAAAAGCTATTGCACAAAGTTGGCATTAGATTAATCTCACTTCCCTGTATCATATCCTTGTCTCTGCTGGATACTTTCTGACCACATGAAGGAAGTTTTCCTACTTTTGTTTGTCAAATGTTACGTTCTGTTTGCTCAGTAGAAAGGTGCTGTTCGTACATTTAAGGCTTTTCATGAGAATGAAGCCAAGGTCTGTGGTCCAGCCAATAAGCAATGCACCTGTTCAAGAGGGTTACTGATAACAGTGAACAACGACATAATGATTTATtatcaaaaaaaatatttaggcgGAGTGGCGAACAACCTTTTTTAGAAAATTCCTTGGTTCCTGTGCATTACACTTTTTCTGAGATTTCATGAGCATTTCACTACAGTAGTGCTAACTAGTATTACTGAGATCCCTCACAATGTTATAATTATTCTTTTCTTACAACAAGCATGTGCCTGTATAAACAGTGTGATTATTTTACCAGTAAGGAACATTGAATTACATCTTATTATTAAACATGTTATGATTATTATGCCTTATCTTACTATGAAACAGTACAGTACGACGTGATTAttttgatagaagattttacatatattcaacttaaatacaaatatatttcctattcatatcttttatatttagtattaatatattagaaacatttgtaCTTGTATTATGGCTCTAAAATCACGttatatttccttgaagagttgtgtCGGCTTTCGtcctcttcctttctaacaggcctTGACAGATAACTAGGCCCACAGAAACAGGATCAGGCGTACACTCCAAGGACGGCTTCTCCAGGGGAAAGGGATTGTTTAACAACGGTCAAggagccctagcaaggatggaaggaagttcctaatatggaatgaggttaaggtgaagtatgggtaactgagtagggggaggtattctaaaggaggggttgaatggaatgtatataatgtgctgggAGGAGGGGTCCTGCGGGTCTGCCCACCTACAGCTCTCCGTCATttcttttgctcttgggtgaaaaagaaagaacttaatttcatgcaactgcctgtttctttggtcccggctcagaaacgaacctggtaaggaaataaaaaaattctaacaatttCATCATTGGTTAACACTAATATAATCTGGCTTCTGTATCACTACAGGACTGGTTGTTTATCATTATATACACaagtgaaatcacagctgccagttctttagctggtgttggccttcattcgcctaggatgtcgtaatgtatcagCGTAGTATAtctgtggatccaagcagtgtggccttttgtaatttatGTTTAACTTGTATTGTAATCTTATTGTGattaattgtaattaattaattcaattttattgtaacattttaattaatttttattgtaatttgtcaTTATTATTGCCACTTCTCCCATTCAGCATCatccgtttaaaaaaaaaatcaatgtctttattttattgatttaatttcacGACTTTCCTATCAACGTCGCCCAATTTCATTCCCAAGCTGTTTTTGGTCCTCCGACGTTCCATCGCCCGTTCCAGAGGAAAGATAGAGACGACGTAGGTAGAGCGTCCCCACGTGGCCGCTCTGCTATGCTTGCTTTGTGGAAGAAAGCAGTCCCGGGAAGAACAGAGCTCCGGGCGTCTTGGGAGGCGCTTCCGGTCAGTGCCCAGGTGGGGCGTTTCCTCCCCTATCCCGCGCTCCCGCGGAACTTGGGCAGCCATCCCATAATAAGGGATAGGAAACCGAAGGCGGGTCAGGACCGGTGAGGCAGACCGTTGGACCCAGCATGAGCCCTGGGGACCCCGGGAGGCGTCTTTAGGTTGCCTCCCCGCACCCAGTATGGGAGCGCAGGGCGCCATTGGGGCAGCGGTCGTGAGAGGGTGAAGCGGGCAGAGGCGTCCTCAGTCAGGCcgaaggaaaagagggaaggaggCTCAGCAGGGACCCTGAAGGAGCAGCTGGTTGCTGGAACCGGGAGGGGAGAAGGATCTGGTGGAGGCAGCAAGGGCCAAAAACAGGGGAGGAGAAGGAGCTTGGTGTGCttctattatcattattattattgccacttCTCCCATTTAGCACCATTCgcttaaaaaaatcagtgtattttattgatttaatgcaaactttctcaactttttgaccctggagaaacccttgaattattttccaggccttggggaactctgcacattcaggctcaaatacagctCTATGAAAAGttgatcccccctcccccctcaggCAGCAGAGACGACATCTTCACAACAATTGGAGGCTTGAGGTATGAAACCTAACACCCAAGTGATTCCACAGCTGTACAGTAATCCTGCCTCCCACGTGTTCCTTCTTATCAGTGTACTGTACAGTGTTTCCTATTTTTGTTTCAGAGGCATTGTAGTTCAGTAGAAAAATTTAACCAGTGTTGCAGATGGGCAGGAGCATGGCATGGGACATCAACCTCTTATAAGCTATATACTGTACAAGCAAGCATTTCccactgtatgtatttgtttgatttatagcCCGTGTCCCACAGGTGGGAACATTATTTAGAAAGCCTGCTGATGGCTCTTAGAGCAAGCTGATAAGAGAAATGGAATGAATCCTCTCTCTTTCAGGATGACTCAGAAGTAAGAGAACTGCCTAGCTGGTCTCTAGACGGGGAATAATTTCTGAAGTTCAGACAGGCATCTGATACTACCCTTTTCAGGGACTATACTACCACAAATGCCCTTAGAGAGAAACagttacattattttttaaaaggtatttcagattttatttcttcattttttaatttctatacaggtagtcctcattgaatggctgcttgtttagcaactgttcaaagttatggcactGAACGACAGGTACTTACAacgggtcctcatagttgcagctatCACAGtttccccatggtcatgtgatcgcgatgcaggcacttggcaaccatctcacaattatgatgtcacagtgtcccagggtcacgtgatcgccatttgtgactttcactgCAGGCCtccgacaagcaaagtccatgagaagccagcaggaggtcacaaatggagatcatgtgaccatgggatgtagCGCTgcatgggatttgcctaatggcggcaactgggactgctgcaactgctgtcataagtcaacGTGGTCACATGATATTGCGCTttatgaccgtgttgcttagtgacggagttgctggtcccaagtaccatcgttaagtgag
This window contains:
- the LOC134492078 gene encoding zinc finger protein 436-like, with amino-acid sequence MPVNFKEVAMYFPDDQGPLLDLDQRHLYKNRMQENADDGQVHEKKEDVLGQNSEQNQHIGASPGAVGEVISLCFEEEEPTVKHLNPERQRQYHLSRRQDSSQVPQPPGPGAAGKSRRRSKVPRTCNECGKTFAQASNLLAHKRIHTGEKPYKCAHCGKSFTERSNRNRHQRTHSGEKPYKCLDCGKSFSFRSDLIRHGITHTGERPYKCSDCGKSFSHASTLIRHENIHTGEKPYSCADCGKCFTQSSSLLAHKRLHTGETPFICPICGESFNWKSHLVTHKRTHTGERPYKCAKCEKSFIEKSKLNRHQRTHTEKELYECGECGRIFSIRSNLVRHETTHQGAKSYTCLSCGKSFNQSSKLMRHERIHTGEKPYSCSDCGKSFSQTSELLRHERIHTGEKPYKCSVCGKNFNRRSHLSTHEATHLGNQLCGGPESRTAYDSSSLFIAGVSPHQQTHADGQSYPGSDSEKDYNHSSIFIAGLNPNRPTHVGGRLYEWPNNETSYSHCSLLITGVNPQESIQAEEPLFQCLDRETSCSRSPLFKCSMNTHPVVLSGGRPFACLDSEKTYSNPLLLQKEEKLFKCPECGKSFNWQSHFIRHKRIHTGEKPYCCTDCGKSFNRRSHLVRHGRTHAGLMLYSQTDEESSVQDLVFLNPSESMQERTLINTQAVEASFMARTMLQPGNLTIQPAETTQE